The Pseudomonas alkylphenolica genomic sequence CAATTTAGCCAAAGATTTGAATTTATTGGGCTTTGTTGGTGTAACAGGCTTGGCTAGGTGGGAGCGGGCTTGCCCCGCGATTGCGGTTTGTCAGTCGCATCATGTCGCGGGGCAAGCCCGCTCCCACCCGATCAGTGAAGGTCCGCTTCAGGCACGCTCAGGCGACGAGGGATGGCGTCAGGGGTCCAGTGTAAAGCAGCGTGCGCCAGCACTTCGGCCGGGGAGCCTTGCGTCATGCTGGCATCGGTGGTTTGTCCCAGGGCGCGCAGGGCTCGCAGCAGCAGTGGCGTGGCTTGCTCGGCGGGTAACGGCGCGGAACGGTAACTCTTGCCCAGCTTATGGCCATCAGGCTGGGTAATCAGCGGCACATGTAGATAACGCGGTTGCGACAGCCCCAGCAGTTCCTGCAGGTAAAGCTGGCGCGGGGTGTTATCCAGCAGATCGGCGCCGCGTACGATGTCGGTCACACCTTGCCAGGCATCGTCCAGCACCACCGCCAGCTGATACGCATAGAGCCCGTCGCGACGACGGATGACGAAATCACCTACCTCACGGCCCAGGTGTTGTTCGAAAGGGCCCTGGACACGGTCTTCGAAACGATAGGTCAGCTCCGGCACGCGCAGGCGGATGGCGGCGTCCTGCTGGGCATGGCCGGCATTGCGGCACAGACCGGGGTAAATGCCGTTGTAACCTTCCAGTTGCTTGCGCGAACAGGTACAGGCATAAGCCAGACCTTGGCGGAACAGACGCTCGACGACTTCGGCGTAGGCTTCATGGCGCTGGCTCTGGTAGACCACCTCGCCATCCCACTCCAGGCCGTAGCTTTCCAGGGTGTGCAGGATTGCCGCTTGAGCGCCGGGGGCTTCGCGGGGAGGGTCGATATCTTCCATGCGCAGCAGCCACTGGCCGCCAACCGCGCGGGCATCAAGCCAGGAGGCGAGCGCAGCGACCAACGAACCGAAGTGCAGGAATCCGCTTGGGGTGGGAGCGAAACGCCCGATGTAGCGAGGGTTGTTCATACTCATCAATGCAGGTACTGGGCAATCGTCGCAGCCATAAATGAAGCGGGGCGCCTTGAGCGCCCCGTTCTGGTCAGATCAGGCTTTGCCGACCTGTTTTTCCTTGATTTCCGCCAGCGTCTTGCAGTCGTAGCACAGGTCTGCAGTCGGACGGGCCTCCAGGCGACGAATACCGATTTCCACGCCGCAGCTTTCGCACCAGCCGTACTCCTCGTCTTCGATCAGTTGCAAGGTTTTGTCGATTTTCTTGATCAGCTTGCGTTCGCGGTCGCGATTACGCAGCTCCAGGGCGAACTCTTCTTCCTGGCTGGCGCGATCGGCCGGGTCAGGGAAGTTGGCTGCCTCGTCTTTCATGTGGTCCACAGTCGCGTCCACGCCTTGCATCAGCTCCAGTTTCCATTTCTGCAGGAGCTTGGTGAAGTGCGCGCGCATGGGGACACCCATGTACTCCTCACCCTTGGTTTCTTTATAGGGTTCGAAGCCGCGAACGAGTTGACTTTGTTGCTTTTCTTGGGTGGACATGAATAGACCGCCTCTCACTCTTCTAATCCATTGCGCAGGCTGCTCCATCTCCGGCGCCCGCCGGCCCTGCGACTGCGAGCCGCCGAACTTACCAGATCGAATCGGGGCGCGCTACTCCCGGTGTCTTCGTGGTTGACAGCAGGTTTAGCCACACGTTCGCTTCAGCACCCGGGTAGAATCATCATTCTAGACCTATTTGAGAGAAGGTTGATGGCCCAGTCCTACAGTGCGCGCAGCCGCGCCATAGAACCGTTCCACGTCATGGCCCTGCTGGCCCGCGCCAACGAGCTGCAAGCCAGCGGCCGTGATGTGATTCACCTGGAAATCGGCGAGCCGGACTTCACCACCGCCGCGCCGATCGTCGAGGCTGGCCAGGCTGCCCTGGCCGCCGGGCATACCCGCTACACCGCGGCGCGAGGTGTGCCGGCGCTGCGTGAGGCGATTGCCGGTTTTTACCAGCAGCGCTATGGCCTGAGCATCGACCCCGAACGAATCCTCATCACGCCGGGCGGCTCCGGTGCCTTGCTGCTGGCCAGCAGTTTGCTGGTGGATCCGGGCAAGCACTGGCTGCTGGCGGATCCGGGCTACCCGTGCAACCGGCACTTTTTGCGTTTGGTCGAAGGTGGCGCGCAGCTGGTACCGGTAGGCCCCGAGGTCAACTATCAACTGACCGCTGACCTGGTTGAGCGCTATTGGGATCAGGACACCGTCGGCGCACTGGTGGCGTCGCCGGCCAACCCGACCGGCACCGTGCTTGAGCGTAGCGAGTTGGCCAGCCTGTCGGCGGCAACCCGCGCTCACAATGGGCATCTGGTGGTCGATGAGATCTACCACGGGCTGACCTACGGCATGGATGCAGCCAGCGTTCTGGAAGTCGATGACCATGCCTTCGTCCTGAACAGCTTTTCCAAATATTTCGGGATGACCGGTTGGCGTCTCGGCTGGCTGGTGGCGCCACCGGCAGCGGTCAGAGACCTGGAAAAACTGGCACAGAATCTCTACATCAGCGCCCCGAGCATGGCTCAACAGGCTGCTCTGGCCTGTTTCCAGCCACAGACGCTGGCGATTCTGGAAGAGCGTCGTGCCGAATTCGGCCGTCGTCGTGACTTCCTGTTGCCAGCTCTGCGTGAGCTGGGCTTCAAGATTGCCGTCGAGCCGCAGGGGGCTTTTTATCTATACGCCGATATCAGCGCTTTTGGCGGTGATGCCTTTGCGTTCTGCCAGCATTTCCTCGAAACCGAGCATGTTGCCTTCACGCCGGGCCTGGACTTCGGTCGCTATCAGGCCGGGCATCACGTGCGGTTTGCCTACACCCAGAGCCTTCCACGCCTGCAGGAAGCGGTGGAGCGGATTGCCCGGGGTCTGCGGAGCTGGCAAGGCTGATGCGTTTTTCTCCAGCACTGGAAACTGCGCGACTGCTGCGTCGCTACAAGCGCTTTCTGGCCGATATCGAACTGGCCAGTGGCGAACAGATCACCATTCATTGTCCCAATACAGGCTCGATGCTCAATTGCATGGTCGAAGGGGGGCAGGTCTGGTTCAGTCGTTCCAATGATCCCAAACGCAAGTTGCCTGGCACCTGGGAAATCAGTGAGACGCCACAAGGGCGTCTGGCCTGTGTGAATACCGGGCGGGCCAATGCGCTGGTCGAGGAAGCCCTGCACGCCGGAATCATCAGCGAACTGGCAGGTTTTACCGGGCTCAGGCGCGAAGTGGCCTACGGCGAGGAGCGTAGCCGGGTGGACTTTCGCCTGGAGTTTGCCGATGGGCCGGCTTATGTCGAGGTCAAGAGCGTGACCCTGGGTTTTGAAGGTTCAGCCATTGCGGCTTTCCCCGATGCGGTCACCCAGCGGGGCGCCAAGCACCTGCGCGAACTGGCGGCGCTGGCTCGCCAGGGTGTGCGGGCGGTGCAACTGTACTGCGTGAATCTCAGCGCTATCGAAGCCGTGCGGCCAGCCGAGGAAATCGATGCGGCCTACGCGCAAGCGTTGCGCGCCGCAGTGGCCGATGGCGTCGAGGTTCTGGCCTATGGTACGCGCGTCGATGGCGAGCAGATCTACATCGACCGGGCTTTGCCGGTACTGCTTACGCCATGAGCCAGATGCCCTGGCTGTCTTCAAGGCAGTCCAGGGCGGTCAGTTGCTCTCCGGCGCAGGGGCCGGCCACGCATTCCCCGGACTCGATCAGAAACAGGGCGCCATGCCGGCCACAGGCGATCAGGCTGGCGCTGCTGTCGAGAAACTGATCGGGCTCCCAGTTCAGCGGGATGCCGCGGTGCGGGCAGCGGTTGCGGTACAGGTAGACCCGGCCTGCGCGGCGCACGGCAAACACGGCGGTATCGTCAACGCTGAAGCCACGACTGCGGCCTTCGTCTAATTGGTCGGATAAGCAGAGAAAATGCATAGCAGGGAGTTACCTGGAGTCACTGTTGGTTTGACGCTATCAAACGATACCAACTCCGGGCAAAAAAAAGACCCGGCAAAGAGCCGGGTCAATAACCGTGATTAGCCTGATGAGGAGATAATCTGAGAGTCCGAACCAGGGGCTTTCAGGTTATCCAACCAGTCTCGCGACCAGTTGCGATAATCATAACGATTCTCATTACGCTGTCAACCGCCGCTACTCAATATTCTCAATTATTTTTCTGAACGGGTTTGGCATCGAGTTGCTGGTTCAGGGCTTCCTTGCGGTCGGCCGGAATGTCATTCCAGTGCACGTCGAGCAAGGCGCCTTCAATCGCGTAGAGCAATACCTTCGAGGCCCGGAAACCACGGGTGCGCACCGCCTTGTAGGCGTTTACCGCACCCAGCCGGCGCAGATCCGAAGCACTGTGGATGCCGACCGCATGCAGCCACTGCGCGGAAGTCTTGCCAAGGTTTTTCAGATGCTGGAGTTCATCGTTCATCAAGCCTCCTTGCGACGGCTGAACGGGTCTTGTGGAGGAATCGCTGGCAGGTCAATGAGCAGTGTAGCGGCACTTGGGAAATACGCGGCGTTTTGCCATCGAAGCTGGAAAACGGTCTCTGTGGGAGCGGGCTTGCCCCGCGATTGCGGTGTATCAGTCAAATCGCATCGCGGGGCAAGCCCGCTCCCACTGACGATGCCCGAAACTATCAGCGGGTGCGATAGCGCAGTCGAGTACCGAAATTGACCGACATGAGAATTTCGTCGGCGCTCAGTTCACTGGGGAAGTAGGTACCGGAGATCTGTGCATGGGCCAGGCTTGCGCCTTCGAGCCCATTGTGGCGCAGGTCGAGGCCGCGCAAATCGGCGGCGCGGAAGTAGGCATCGGTAAAATCGATTCCGCTGGTGTCCAGCTCCCGCAGGTCGAGGCCGCGGAAATCGCCACCGCGAAAGTCGATACTGACGTCCCTGGGTTTTTCGCGGTTGAAGCTGGCGATCTGTTCGTCATGCACCAGCGCATACAGTGCGCTGTCCAGTTGCCGTGGCTGATTCATGAAGGCGCCTCCTTGTTTGCACTTAGGGTGATACTATAGTGCCATCATGGCGGAGGCGCCGGAGATCAGGCGTGAAGTGTCGACTGCTTCACGTCCTGAGGCATATCAGAGCCCGGGAAGGCGCTGACGGATCTGCTTGACCAGCAGATCGAGGCTGCCGCTCTCGTTGGTTTCGACGCGCTTGCTTTGCAGCAGTTCTTCGCTAGTCAGTGGCTCACGACTGGCCAGTTGGGCTTCGACCACTTCCAGCGTTGCATCGGAAGGATCATTTTTGTCGGCCTGACGCTGTGCCAGCCAGCTGGCGATAACCGCTTGTGGGGCATTGCAGTCGAGGATCAGGAAAGGCACCCCGGTCTCGCTGGCAACGCCGGCCGCCGCCTGGCGCTGAGCCTGCTTGAGGTAGGTGGCGTCAATGACCACCGGGAAACCGGCACGCAGGATGGTTTCGGCCAGATTGTGCAGGCGGGCATAGGTGGCCTGGCTGGCATCGTTGTTATAGATACCTTGCTGCAGCTGACCGGCATCGCCTGCCTGCTGCTCGCCGAACATACGCTTGCGCTCTACATCCGAGCGCAAACGGATCGCCCCCAGGGCATCGACCAGGCGCATCGCCACATGGCTCTTGCCCACTGCGGAAACACCGTGGGTGATGGCCAGGAAGCGCGAAGGAATGGCGCTGTAGCTTTCGGCCAGGTTGGCATAGTTGCGGTAGGTGCGCAGGGTGGTGGCACGCTGCACGGCATCGGCATTGGCCGGCATGCTGAACAGGGCGACCTTGGCCCGGACCAGGGCGCGGTAAGCTTTGTAGAAGTTCAGCAGTTCAAGGCCTGCATAGTCGCCGGTCAGTTCCAGGTACTGGCTGATGAAGCGCCGAGACAGCGACTTCAGGCCACGGTCTTCAAGGTCCATGGCCAGGAACGCAGTGTCGGCGTAGACGTCGGTCAGGCGGAAGGGCTCGTTGAATTCGATGCAGTCGAAGATGACGACCTTGCCGTCGATCAGGGTGGCGTTGCCCAGGTGGATGTCACCATGGCACTCACGAATGAAGCCTTCGGCCTTGCGTGCCTCGAGCAGGCCGTGAAGGCGCTTGAAGCTGTCCTGGGCCCAGGCCTGCAGGGCATCGAGTTGCTGCAGGTCGGCCTTGTCGCTGAGGAACGGGCGAATCTGCTCGAAGTTCTGTTCCACCGGCACCATGACGCTGTCCGGGGTACCCAGCGGATGCTCCACCGAGACCTTGGGTGCCTGCAGGTGGAACTCGGCGATTTGCCGGGCCATCTGGTCGATGTGCTCGGCGGTCAGCTCACCGTTGGCTTGCAGGGTGCTGAGCATCTGGTTCTGCGGGAACTGGCGCATTTTCAGCGCGTATTCGATCGCTTCGCCTTCGCCACCCAGTTGCGGCGCTTCGGCGCTACCGGTGATCGGCAGTACGTCCAGGTACAGGCCTTCGGTCAGGCGCTGGTTCAGGCGCAGCTCTTCGTTGCAGAAGTGCTTGCGTGCGGACAGTTCGGTGAAATCGAGGAAGCCGAAATTCATCGGCTTCTTGATCTTGTAGGCATAGTCGCCAGTCAGCAGTACCCAGGAGATATGGGTCTCGATGAGCTGAAACTCCTTCACCGGGTGAGGGAACAGGGCGGGGTTCTGCAGCGCGGTGATCAAGGCTTGGCTCACGGGCGATCCTTCTGGGTCTTGGTGATTTCGAGTGGGCCATTATGGCGGTAAGCGAGGCTGCTGCAAACCGCCGGAGGGCGCCTGTCGAGGATCAATAAAGTGCGTATAATCCGCCGCCATGACTCGTACCCGATCCCCCCGTACCGCTAAAAAACGCCCGTCTGGCCGCTCGCGCGCCTGGCTGGGCTGGGCCATCAAGCTCAGCCTGGTTGGCCTTGTGGTGCTGGCCGGCTTTGCCATTTACCTCGATGCTGTGGTCCAGGAGAAGTTCTCCGGCAAGCGCTGGACCATCCCGGCCAAGGTGTATGCCCGACCGCTGGAGCTGTTCGTCGGGCAGAAACTGAGCAAAAACGACTTCCTCATCGAACTCGATGCCCTGGGCTATCGCCGTGAAAGCGTTGCCAACGGCCCGGGCGCCGCTGCGGTCAGCGGCAATACCGTCGACCTCAATACCCGTGGCTTCCAGTTCTATGAAGGCATGGAGCAGGCGCAAGCGGTGCGTGTGCGTTTCTCCGGCGACTATGTGGCGGGTTTGAGTGGCATCAATGGTTCCAAGCTCGATGTGGTTCGCTTGGAGCCGCTGATGATCGGCGGGCTGTACCCGAAGAACCTGGAAGACCGCATCCTGATCAAACTCGATCAGGTGCCGCCGTACCTGCTGGAAACCCTGGTGGCCGTGGAAGACCGCGACTTCTACAGTCACTTTGGCGTATCGCCGAAGTCGATTGCCCGTGCGGTCTGGGTCAACACTTCGTCGGGTGCCATGCGTCAGGGCGGCAGTACCCTGACCCAGCAGCTGGTCAAAAACTTCTACCTGACCAACGAGCGTAGCCTCAGTCGTAAGCTGACCGAGGCCATGATGGCCTTGCTGCTGGAACTGCACTACGACAAGCGCGAGATCCTTGAGGCTTACCTCAACGAGGTATTCGTCGGTCAGGATGGTCAACGTGCGGTGCACGGTTTTGGCCTGGCCAGCCAGTTCTTCTTCAGCCAGCCGCTGTCGGAACTGAAGCTGCATCAGGTGGCGCTGCTGGTGGGCATGGTCAAGGGACCGTCTTACTACAATCCGCGGCGTTACCCGGACCGCGCCACCGTGCGCCGTAACCTGGTACTGGACCTGTTGGCCGAGCAGGGCGTGGCCACGCCAGAAGCGGTTGCCGCGGCGAAGAAAATGCCGCTGGGCGTGACCAAGCGCGGCAGCCTGGCCGACAGCTCGTTCCCCGGTTTCCTTGATCTGGTCAAACGTCAGTTGCGTCAGGACTACCGTGACGAAGACTTGACCGAAGAAGGCCTGCGTATCTTCACCAGCTTTGACCCGATCCTGCAGATGAAATCCGAATCGGCCATGTCCGAGACCTTCAAGCGCCTGGCCGGACGCAAAGGTGCTGACGAGGTCGAGGCGGCGATGGTGGTGACCAACCCTGAAACCGGTGAGGTACAGGCGTTGATCGGCAGCCGTCAGGCAGGATTTGCCGGTTTCAACCGAGCGATTGACGCCGTGCGGCCGATCGGCTCGCTGGTCAAGCCGGCGGTCTACCTGACGGCGCTGGAAAAGCCGAGCCAATACACCCTGACCAGTTGGGTGCAGGACGAACCGTTCTCGGTCAAAGGTGGCGATGGCCAGGTTTGGCGGCCGCAGAACTATGACCGCCGCTCCCATGGCACCGTTTATCTGTACCAGGGCCTGGCCAACTCCTACAACCTGTCGACGGCCAAGCTCGGCCTGGAACTGGGCGTGCCGAATGTGCTCAAAACCATTGGGCGCCTGGGTGTGAATGTCGATTGGCCGGCCTTCCCGTCGATGCTGCTGGGTGCCGGCGGGATGTCGCCGATGCAGGTTGCGACTATGTACCAGACCCTGGCCAACGGTGGTTTCAATACGCCAATGCGCGGCATCCGCAGTGTACTGACCGCCGAGGGCGAACCGCTCAAGCGTTATCCGTTCCAGATCCAGCAGAGCTTCGATCCGGGGGCGATCTATCTGGTCCAGAACGCCATGCAGCGGGTGATGCGCGAAGGCACCGGCCGCTCGGTCTACAGTGTATTGCCAAGTTCGTTGAACCTGGCGGGCAAGACCGGTACCAGTAACGATTCGCGTGACAGCTGGTTCGCAGGTTTCAGCCAGGATCTGCTGGCGGTGGTCTGGCTCGGTCGGGACGATAATGGCAAGACGCCGTTCACCGGTGCCACCGGTGCCCTGCAGGTCTGGACCAGTTTCATGCGCAAGGCCGACCCGTTGCCGCTGGACATGCCGCTGCCTGACAACGTGGTCCAGGCCTGGATTGATCCACACTCCGGGCAGGGCTCCGACAGCAGTTGCCCGGGCGCAGTACAGATGCCGTATATTCGCGGCAGTGAGCCGCCTGCCGGCGCCGCCTGTGGCGGCACGCAGGATCCCGCCGAGTCCGTCATGGACTGGGTCAAGGGCTGGATGAATTAAGCAAAGAGGGTGTGAAGTGAACAAGTGGTGGTTTCCTGCCTTGACGGCACTGGCTTTGCTCAACGGTTGCGCCAACGTTCAGCGTGGCTCGATTCCCGTGGTCGACTCGAGCACGCGTGTGTCCAATAGCGAACGGGTCACGGCCAGCCGTGGTGCCCAGGTCAACACCGGTACTCGTCAGGCCCAGGCCGTGCCGCAGGACTCCGGTGTCACCGTGATGGTCCCGCAGGGCGCGGGTGCGGCACCGATCCAGACGTTCCCGGCTTCGACGGCGTCTGCGCCGATCAGCACCGGCCCGATTACACCGGGGCCAAGCAGTTCGGTGCCCTTCGATAGCGGTTCGACCAATGCCGGCAGCTACACCATGCCGAGCACTAGCGCTCCGAGCGCGCCTAGCGGCATCCCGCGCAGCGGCGCGGTCAGTGGTGGCCTGTCGGCTGACGAACAGCTCGACGGCCCAGTGCTGGCGCTGCTGACCACTGCCCAGCAACAGCAGGGCAGCGGTGATTACAACGGTGCCTCGTCGAGCCTGGAGCGTGCCCAGCGTATTGCCCCGCGCGAGCCGCAGGTGCTTTACCGCCTGGCCCAGGTGCGCCTGGCTCAGGGCGATGCAGCGCAATCGGAACAGCTTGCCCGCCGTGCGCTGACCTATGCCAACGGCCGTCCTGACCTGCAAGCAGGCCTGTGGGGCATCATTGCCCAGGCACGCGAGAAGCAGGGCGACTCGGCAGGTGCAGCGCTGGCGCGGCAGAAAGCCCAGGTCAACCTGTAATGGACCCGCGCATTCTGGATATCGCCGATCACTTGTTGCTGATCGAGCACGAGCTGCACGCCCAGGGTTGGTGGAGTGAGACCGCGCCCAGTGCCCAGGCACTGGCCAGCACTGTGCCTTTTGCTGTCGACAGCATGAACTTCGATCAGTGGCTGCAGTGGATTTTCCTGCCGAAAATGAAAGAGATTCTCGAGAAGGGCCTGGCGCTGCCAAGCGCCTCCGGGATCCTGGTCATGGCTGAAACGGTTTATGCCGATCGCCCGGAGCAAAGCCGCGAGCTACGCAGGCTGCTTGCAGAGTTTGACCAATTGATCAGTCCATCTGCCTGAATTTCCCTCTTTTCACCCTTGGAGCCACAGTTTGTGGCTCTTTTTGTTTGTAATGTTGGTTTTTCTGCTGCTGTCGCTAGCATTAGTGGTGGCTGTAGTTCGTCCTTGCGCTAAATTGGCAATAATTTTTCTTGACTTGCGCGCGCCGAAAAAGAAGAATCCAGATTCCGCTGTAGAGGGACTGCCAGAAGCAGACCCGCTAAGCAGATCATGAGGCGCACACCCGCGCCGACCTGTTACACCCCGCAACGCGTTACCTCGCGCTGGGTGGGAAAACCCCGCAACACTTTGGGGCGCTCCCAATACTTGCTCAGTCAGTGCTGACGTAGTCGGCGATTCCGTCGCTCATGCTCTGCTTGGCAGTAAACCTATTAAGACCCGTCCACCGTGGGCGGTATTCTGGCGTTTTAGAGGTGAACAACGTGGAGCTTTTATCTGGCGCTGAGATGGTCGTCCGCTTTTTGCGTGACGAAGGCGTTAAGCACATCTACGGGTACCCTGGTGGTGCTCTCCTGCATGTTTACGATGCCCTGTTCAAAGAACCGGAAGTAAGCCACATCCTGGTTCGTCACGAGCAGGCGGCTACCCATATGGCGGACGGTTACGCCCGTGCCACCGGCAAGGCCGGCGTGGTACTGGTAACCTCCGGTCCGGGCGCAACCAATGCCATTACCGGTATTGCCACTGCGTACATGGACTCCATTCCGATGGTTATCCTTTCCGGCCAGGTGCCTAGCACCATGGTGGGTACCGATGCCTTCCAGGAAACCGACATGATCGGTATTTCCCGGCCGATCGTGAAGCACAGCTTCATGATCAAACATGCATCGGAAATCCCGGAAGTCCTGAAAAAAGCCTTCTACCTGGCGCAGTCCGGTCGTCCGGGTCCGGTGGTGGTCGATATCCCGAAAGACATGACCAACCCGGCGGAAAAGTTCGAATACGTCTACCCGAAAAAGGTCAAGCTTCGCTCTTACAGCCCGGCTGTCCGTGGTCACTCGGGGCAGATCCGCAAAGCAGCTGAAATGCTCCTGGCTGCCAAGCGTCCTGTGGTCTACGCCGGTGGCGGCGTGATCCTCGGTGGCGGCTCGGCTGCCCTGACCGAGATCGCGCAGATGCTCAATCTGCCAGTCACCAATACCCTGATGGGGTTGGGTGGCTATCCGGGTACCGATCGCCAGTTCCTCGGCATGCTCGGTATGCACGGCAGCTACACTGCCAACCTGGCCATGCACCACGCCGATGTGATTTTCGCCGTCGGTGCGCGCTTTGACGACCGTGTGGTCAACGGTCCGGCCAAGTTCTGCCCGAACGCCAAGGTTATCCACATCGATATCGATCCGGCGTCGATCTCCAAGACCATCAAGGCCGACGTGCCGATTGTTGGTCCGGTCGAGAGCGTCCTGACCGAAATGGTTGCGACCCTGCGCGAAATCGGCGAGCAGCCGGAAAAAGCTGCGATGGATGCCTGGTGGAAGCAGATCGAAGAGTGGCGCGGTGACCGTGACATGTTCCCTTATGACAAGGGCGACGGTAACGTCATCAAGCCGCAGACCGTGATCGAGACCCTCTGCGAAGTGACCAAGGGCGATGCCTTCATCACTTCCGATGTGGGTCAGCACCAGATGTTCGCGGCGCAGTACTACCGCTTCAACAAACCCAATCGCTGGATCAACTCCGGTGGTCTGGGCACCATGGGCTTCGGTTTCCCGGCGGCCATGGGCGTCAAGCTGAACTTCCCGGACCAGGACGTTGCCTGCGTCACCGGCGAGGGCAGCATCCAGATGAACATTCAGGAGCTGTCGACCTGCCTGCAGTACGACCTGCCGGTGAAAATCGTCAACCTGAACAACGGTGTATTGGGTATGGTCCGCCAGTGGCAGGACATGGCCTACAACAGCCGTCACTCGCACTCCTATATGGAATCGCTGCCTGACTTCGTCAAGCTGGCTGAAGCCTATGGTCACGTGGGCATCCGCATCACCAGCCTGAAGGACCTCAAGCCCAAGCTCGAAGAAGCGTTCGCGATGAAAGACCGCCTGGTGTTCATTGATATCCAGGTCGACAACAGCGAACACGTCTACCCGATGCAGATCAAAGACGGCTCTATGCGCGACATGTGGCTGAGCAAGACGGAGCGTACCTAATCATGCGGCACATTATTTCCCTGCTGTTGGAAAACGAACCCGGTGCCTTGTCTCGCGTGGTTGGTCTGTTCTCGCAGCGTAACTACAACATCGAAAGCCTGACCGTAGCTCCGACTGAAGACCCGACCCTGTCGCGTCTGACGTTGACCACGGTCGGTCATGATGAGGTGATCGAGCAGATCACCAAAAACCTGAACAAGCTGGTTGAAGTCGTCAAGCTGGTCGACCTCTCGGAAAGCGCGCACATCGAACGTGAACTGATGCTGGTCAAGATCAAGGCCACGGGCGCACAGCGTGCCGAGATCAAACGCACCACCGATATCTATCGTGGGCAGATCGTCGATGTCAGCAGCAGCGTCTACACCGTGCAGCTGACTGGCGCCAGCGACAAGCTTGACAGCTTCATTCAGGCCATCGGTACCGCGTCCATTCTCGAAACAGTGCGCAGCGGCGTTACCGGCATTGCCCGTGGCGACAAAGTGCTCAGCATCTAACTCAAAAAATTAGCGATGGCCCTATCGGGCCGAGATAACAGGGGTATGTTCATGAAAGTTTTCTACGACAAAGACTGCGACCTTTCGATCATCCAGGGCAAAAAAGTTGCCATCATCGGCTACGGCTCCCAGGGTCACGCTCAAGCGTGCAACCTGAAAGACTCCGGTGTGGATGTCACTGTCGGTCTGCGTAAAGGCTCGGCTACCGT encodes the following:
- the mrcB gene encoding penicillin-binding protein 1B, which translates into the protein MTRTRSPRTAKKRPSGRSRAWLGWAIKLSLVGLVVLAGFAIYLDAVVQEKFSGKRWTIPAKVYARPLELFVGQKLSKNDFLIELDALGYRRESVANGPGAAAVSGNTVDLNTRGFQFYEGMEQAQAVRVRFSGDYVAGLSGINGSKLDVVRLEPLMIGGLYPKNLEDRILIKLDQVPPYLLETLVAVEDRDFYSHFGVSPKSIARAVWVNTSSGAMRQGGSTLTQQLVKNFYLTNERSLSRKLTEAMMALLLELHYDKREILEAYLNEVFVGQDGQRAVHGFGLASQFFFSQPLSELKLHQVALLVGMVKGPSYYNPRRYPDRATVRRNLVLDLLAEQGVATPEAVAAAKKMPLGVTKRGSLADSSFPGFLDLVKRQLRQDYRDEDLTEEGLRIFTSFDPILQMKSESAMSETFKRLAGRKGADEVEAAMVVTNPETGEVQALIGSRQAGFAGFNRAIDAVRPIGSLVKPAVYLTALEKPSQYTLTSWVQDEPFSVKGGDGQVWRPQNYDRRSHGTVYLYQGLANSYNLSTAKLGLELGVPNVLKTIGRLGVNVDWPAFPSMLLGAGGMSPMQVATMYQTLANGGFNTPMRGIRSVLTAEGEPLKRYPFQIQQSFDPGAIYLVQNAMQRVMREGTGRSVYSVLPSSLNLAGKTGTSNDSRDSWFAGFSQDLLAVVWLGRDDNGKTPFTGATGALQVWTSFMRKADPLPLDMPLPDNVVQAWIDPHSGQGSDSSCPGAVQMPYIRGSEPPAGAACGGTQDPAESVMDWVKGWMN
- a CDS encoding tetratricopeptide repeat protein, with protein sequence MNKWWFPALTALALLNGCANVQRGSIPVVDSSTRVSNSERVTASRGAQVNTGTRQAQAVPQDSGVTVMVPQGAGAAPIQTFPASTASAPISTGPITPGPSSSVPFDSGSTNAGSYTMPSTSAPSAPSGIPRSGAVSGGLSADEQLDGPVLALLTTAQQQQGSGDYNGASSSLERAQRIAPREPQVLYRLAQVRLAQGDAAQSEQLARRALTYANGRPDLQAGLWGIIAQAREKQGDSAGAALARQKAQVNL
- a CDS encoding YqcC family protein, with product MDPRILDIADHLLLIEHELHAQGWWSETAPSAQALASTVPFAVDSMNFDQWLQWIFLPKMKEILEKGLALPSASGILVMAETVYADRPEQSRELRRLLAEFDQLISPSA
- a CDS encoding acetolactate synthase 3 large subunit, producing the protein MELLSGAEMVVRFLRDEGVKHIYGYPGGALLHVYDALFKEPEVSHILVRHEQAATHMADGYARATGKAGVVLVTSGPGATNAITGIATAYMDSIPMVILSGQVPSTMVGTDAFQETDMIGISRPIVKHSFMIKHASEIPEVLKKAFYLAQSGRPGPVVVDIPKDMTNPAEKFEYVYPKKVKLRSYSPAVRGHSGQIRKAAEMLLAAKRPVVYAGGGVILGGGSAALTEIAQMLNLPVTNTLMGLGGYPGTDRQFLGMLGMHGSYTANLAMHHADVIFAVGARFDDRVVNGPAKFCPNAKVIHIDIDPASISKTIKADVPIVGPVESVLTEMVATLREIGEQPEKAAMDAWWKQIEEWRGDRDMFPYDKGDGNVIKPQTVIETLCEVTKGDAFITSDVGQHQMFAAQYYRFNKPNRWINSGGLGTMGFGFPAAMGVKLNFPDQDVACVTGEGSIQMNIQELSTCLQYDLPVKIVNLNNGVLGMVRQWQDMAYNSRHSHSYMESLPDFVKLAEAYGHVGIRITSLKDLKPKLEEAFAMKDRLVFIDIQVDNSEHVYPMQIKDGSMRDMWLSKTERT
- the ilvN gene encoding acetolactate synthase small subunit; the encoded protein is MRHIISLLLENEPGALSRVVGLFSQRNYNIESLTVAPTEDPTLSRLTLTTVGHDEVIEQITKNLNKLVEVVKLVDLSESAHIERELMLVKIKATGAQRAEIKRTTDIYRGQIVDVSSSVYTVQLTGASDKLDSFIQAIGTASILETVRSGVTGIARGDKVLSI